The following coding sequences lie in one Zingiber officinale cultivar Zhangliang chromosome 2B, Zo_v1.1, whole genome shotgun sequence genomic window:
- the LOC122046762 gene encoding uncharacterized protein LOC122046762, which translates to MEHEIVPIRFYKGINSYWRSRRYQKIDAPSSPPTGKKPKKATSRLGSGSGRWFLRLRRRISLSRFRIRIPSPLKILTRLRDAYVDWMLSAAGKAPALSEPATWTKRIPKSRPAKTRTSEIERRLMFEIYNSLVVAGEIKLKQA; encoded by the coding sequence ATGGAGCATGAGATCGTGCCGATCCGCTTCTACAAAGGGATAAACTCCTACTGGAGGAGCAGGAGGTACCAAAAGATAGACGCCCCCTCGTCGCCGCCGACGGGGAAGAAGCCCAAGAAGGCGACGTCGCGGCTCGGGTCGGGCAGCGGGCGGTGGTTCCTGCGGCTCCGGCGCCGGATAAGCTTGAGCCGGTTTCGGATCCGGATCCCGTCGCCGTTGAAGATCCTGACCCGGCTCCGGGACGCCTACGTCGACTGGATGCTGTCGGCCGCCGGCAAAGCGCCGGCCTTGAGCGAGCCGGCCACGTGGACGAAGCGGATTCCCAAGTCCCGGCCGGCGAAGACCCGGACGAGCGAGATCGAGCGGCGGCTCATGTTTGAGATCTACAACTCCCTCGTCGTCGCCGGAGAGATCAAACTGAAACAAGCCTGA